The following proteins are co-located in the Camelina sativa cultivar DH55 chromosome 12, Cs, whole genome shotgun sequence genome:
- the LOC104733923 gene encoding uridine kinase-like protein 1, chloroplastic, which produces MHTLIREKDISKHDFVFYSDRLIRLVVEHGLGHLPFTEKQVFTPTGAVYTGVDFCKKLCGVSIIRSGESMENALRACCKGIKIGKILIHRDGDNGKQLIYEKLPHDISERHVLLLDPVLATGNSANQAIELLIQKGVPESHIIFLNLISAPEGIHCVCKRFPALKIVTSEIDQGLNQEFRVIPGLGEFGDLYFGTDEEDQ; this is translated from the exons ATGCATACACTTATTCGGGAGAAGGACATATCAAAGCATGATTTTGTATTCTATTCAGATCGACTCATTCGTCTG GTCGTGGAGCATGGTCTTGGTCATTTGCCATTCACTGAGAAACAAGTATTTACTCCAACAG GAGCTGTATATACCGGTGTTGATTTCTGCAAGAAACTTTGTGGGGTCTCAATTATTCGAAG TGGTGAAAGCATGGAAAATGCATTACGGGCTTGTTGCAAAGGAATTAAAATAGGGAAAATTCTCATCCACCGTGATGGCGACAATGGAAAACAG CTTATCTATGAGAAGCTTCCTCACGACATCTCTGAACGCCATGTCCTGCTTCTAGACCCTGTCTTAGCCACAG GTAACTCTGCAAATCAAGCCATTGAATTACTCATACAGAAAGGAGTACCTGAATCTCACATTATATTCCTCAACCTTATCTCG GCGCCGGAGGGAATCCACTGTGTCTGCAAACGTTTTCCAGCATTGAAGATAGTTACCTCTGAAATAGACCAGGGTCTGAACCAAGAGTTCCGAGTTATACCGGGCTTAGGCGAGTTTGGCGATCTTTACTTCGGCACCGACGAGGAAGATCAGTAG
- the LOC104732714 gene encoding nucleolin — MASSSKESAAKVNLVGKRNSEDDLENKPILKRHKETSEEKETTEGLADPSSLLQKSDQANLIPVKETVDGLDDTPEDFVEGAALMKNTLFIAGLSRHAKIQDIIDFFKDVGQVVDVRLAVKPYDGRRAGYGYLEFASPGETKKALEKKNGECLLNRKIILDVSNKIASSLGPPPKYSLDHKVWNEDCLRRQSRLVEGDETPPDFAEEVLFVANLSPQTKISDIKDFCNNDGVVVSVRLIVNQEGKHVGYGFVEFLSANEAKKVLEKKNGEYLHDQKILLMKGHGKTPVSADAVSVRTTKTLFVAHLTPQTIISDIINFFQDVGQVVHVRLIANNKGKHVGWGFVEFASANDAEKALEKKNGEYLQDGKIFLEAAKMDPFPPPKYCIDHKVWFEDHLRQESLLIEEDGAMEGLAETPDIVEEVRKKTLFVTNLPPETKIITIIEFFKDVGEIVGVRLIVDDRGKQVGCGFVEFASANEAEKALEQKNGKNLRYRDFLFRKIFLDVAERASYPIRPKYCIDHKVWFEDHLRQESLLIEEDGAMEGLAETPDIVEEVRKKTLFVTNLPPETKIITIIEFFKDVGEIVGVRLIVDDRGKQVGCGFVEFASANEAEKALEQKNGKNLRYRDFLFRKIFLDVAERASYPIRPKYNLAEKLWYEDNLLREPNLKQQKEKSDGFCGKKTTFSPDED, encoded by the exons ATGGCCAGTTCTAGCAAGGAATCAGCCGCCAAAGTTAATCTAGTTG GTAAGCGAAACTCGGAAGATGATTTGGAGAACAAACCGATTCTGAAGAGACATAAGGAAACATCCGAGGAGAAG GAGACAACGGAAGGACTTGCTGATCCTAGTAGTCTCCTGCAGAAGTCTGATCAGGCTAATTTAATCCCAGTGAAG GAGACAGTGGACGGACTTGATGACACTCCCGAAGATTTTGTTGAG GGAGCTGCCTTGATGAAAAATACGCTCTTTATTGCCGGTCTGTCTCGCCATGCTAAAATACAAGATAT CATCGATTTCTTCAAAGATGTTGGACAAGTTGTTGATGTTCGACTGGCTGTAAAACCATACGATGGTAGGCGTGCTGGCTATGGCTATCTTGAGTTTGCTTCTCCTGGTGAAACAAAAAAG GCGCTGGAAAAGAAGAACGGTGAATGTTTGCTCAATCGCAAGATAATTCTTGATGTGTCTAATAAGATAGCTTCTTCACTAGGCCCTCCACCCAA gtaTTCCTTAGATCACAAGGTCTG GAACGAAGACTGCCTTCGACGACAAAGCCGTCTGGTAGAAGGAGATGAGACACCTCCCGATTTTGCTGAG GAAGTACTCTTTGTTGCCAATCTCTCTCCCCAAACTAAAATATCAGATAT CAAAGATTTCTGCAATAATGATGGAGTAGTTGTTAGTGTTCGACTTATTGTAAACCAGGAGGGCAAGCATGTGGGTTATGGCTTTGTTGAGTTTCTTTCTGCTAACGAAGCAAAAAAG GTGctggaaaagaagaatggtGAATACTTGCACGACCAAAAGATTTTGTTGATGAAAGGACACGGCAAAACTCCCGTTTCTGCTGAC GCTGTTTCCGTAAGAACAACCAAGACGCTCTTTGTTGCCCATCTTACCCCCCAAACTATAATATCAGATAT CATCAATTTCTTCCAAGATGTTGGACAAGTTGTTCATGTTCGACTTATTGCTAACAACAAGGGCAAGCATGTGGGCTGGggctttgttgagtttgcttctgcCAACGATGCAGAGAAG GCGCTGGAAAAGAAGAACGGTGAATATTTACAGGATGGGAAGATTTTTCTTGAAGCGGCTAAGATGGATCCATTTCCTCCACCCaa GTATTGTATAGATCACAAGGTTTG GTTCGAAGACCACCTTCGACAAGAAAGCCTTCTGATAGAAGAAGATGGGGCAATGGAAGGACTTGCTGAAACTCCCGATATTGTTGAG GAGGTAAGAAAAAAGACGCTCTTTGTTACCAATCTCCCTcctgaaactaaaataataacGAT CATCGAGTTCTTCAAAGATGTTGGAGAAATTGTTGGTGTTCGACTTATTGTAGACGACAGGGGTAAGCAAGTGGGCTGtggctttgttgagtttgcttctgctaACGAAGCAGAGAAG GCGCTGGAACAGAAGAATGGTAAAAATTTGCGATATCGTGATTTTTTGTTTCGTAAGATTTTTCTGGACGTGGCTGAGAGAGCTTCATACCCAATTCGACCCAA GTATTGTATAGATCACAAGGTTTG GTTCGAAGACCACCTTCGACAAGAAAGCCTTCTGATAGAAGAAGATGGGGCAATGGAAGGACTTGCTGAAACTCCCGATATTGTTGAG GAGGTAAGAAAAAAGACGCTCTTTGTTACCAATCTCCCTcctgaaactaaaataataacGAT CATCGAGTTCTTCAAAGATGTTGGAGAAATTGTTGGTGTTCGACTTATTGTAGACGACAGGGGTAAGCAAGTGGGCTGtggctttgttgagtttgcttctgctaACGAAGCAGAGAAG GCGCTGGAACAGAAGAATGGTAAAAATTTGCGATATCGTGATTTTTTGTTTCGTAAGATTTTTCTGGACGTGGCTGAGAGAGCTTCATACCCAATTCGACCCAA gtaCAACCTTGCAGAGAAGCTTTG gTACGAAGACAACCTTCTACGAGAACCGAATCTGAAGCAACAGAAGGAAAAATCCGACGGCTTCTGCGGTAAGAAGACTACCTTCTCTCCGGACGAGGACTGA